One Succinispira mobilis DSM 6222 genomic window carries:
- the tilS gene encoding tRNA lysidine(34) synthetase TilS, producing MTIWEGDFVLYENFANNIKKQELLQPKQRVIVACSGGADSLCLLHLMQRFVAQEGGEIIVCHVNHQLRGDDSKEDARVVETYCQNNELIFALEHVDVKAWAMQQSLSIETAARQLRYAALRAVKLKYAAEIIITAHTKNDQAETFFLNMLRGAGLSGLKGILPKQKDLLRPLLGVSRPEIETYCRIHKLIYCQDKSNEQLEYLRNSVRKELIPYIKNKYNPKIIEVLGRNIQLLQVEDDYMQKQAELIGAQIIKQEQVVMIKRQELASLHKAIFLRVVLLAVEKLKGDKQGLGNVHLEAIYNLVQVKATGKTIELPGKIWAKLQYENLVLQLAKPLENVANDQEIILEKAGKYDFYGKIFMVTMQKELPTIEKNNILCLPFVPNVTKIKIRTRRVGDKINIVNVGRKKLKEFFIERKIDSFKRDSIPLVEYNGQVVWVVGHRKFTVDFVDNAGKSSYIIIEYIQ from the coding sequence GTGACAATTTGGGAAGGTGATTTTGTGCTCTACGAAAATTTTGCTAATAATATAAAAAAGCAGGAGCTCTTGCAACCAAAACAAAGAGTAATAGTTGCTTGTTCTGGAGGCGCTGATTCTCTTTGTTTATTACATTTGATGCAACGCTTTGTCGCTCAAGAAGGCGGCGAGATTATTGTTTGTCATGTTAATCACCAATTACGAGGCGATGATTCTAAAGAAGATGCAAGAGTTGTTGAAACCTATTGTCAAAACAATGAGTTGATTTTTGCATTAGAACATGTAGATGTTAAGGCTTGGGCGATGCAGCAAAGTTTGAGCATTGAGACTGCTGCCCGGCAGTTAAGGTATGCTGCTTTGAGGGCGGTAAAACTAAAATATGCGGCGGAGATTATTATTACGGCACATACAAAAAATGATCAAGCAGAAACATTTTTTTTAAACATGCTGCGAGGTGCTGGTTTAAGTGGTTTAAAAGGTATATTGCCTAAACAAAAAGACTTATTAAGACCTTTGTTAGGGGTTTCACGTCCGGAAATTGAAACTTACTGCCGAATACATAAATTAATATATTGCCAAGATAAAAGCAATGAACAATTAGAGTACTTGCGAAATAGTGTTCGAAAAGAACTAATTCCGTATATTAAGAACAAGTATAATCCTAAGATAATAGAGGTGCTAGGTCGTAATATCCAGTTATTGCAAGTTGAAGATGATTATATGCAGAAGCAAGCAGAACTTATCGGCGCTCAAATAATTAAACAAGAACAAGTAGTAATGATAAAACGACAAGAATTAGCAAGCTTGCATAAGGCGATTTTTTTGCGCGTAGTGTTGCTAGCTGTGGAAAAGTTAAAAGGCGACAAACAAGGTCTTGGTAATGTTCATTTGGAAGCGATATATAACTTAGTGCAGGTTAAGGCTACAGGAAAAACCATTGAGTTGCCTGGGAAAATTTGGGCTAAGTTGCAATATGAGAATTTAGTTTTACAGTTGGCTAAGCCACTAGAAAATGTTGCTAATGACCAAGAGATTATTTTAGAAAAAGCTGGTAAATACGATTTTTATGGGAAAATTTTTATGGTGACAATGCAAAAAGAATTGCCTACAATAGAAAAAAATAATATCTTGTGTTTGCCTTTTGTACCGAATGTTACCAAAATAAAAATTAGAACTCGGCGTGTTGGCGATAAGATTAATATTGTTAATGTGGGCAGGAAAAAATTAAAAGAGTTTTTTATAGAACGAAAAATAGATAGTTTTAAGCGTGATTCCATACCACTAGTAGAATATAATGGGCAGGTGGTTTGGGTAGTAGGACACAGAAAATTTACAGTTGATTTTGTAGATAATGCTGGAAAAAGTAGCTATATTATTATAGAATATATCCAGTGA
- the dusB gene encoding tRNA dihydrouridine synthase DusB, which produces MFLGKMQLKVPTVLAPMAGVTDLPFRLLCKKQGVGLLVSEMVSAKGLLYDNQKTFDLLKTLPEEQPVAIQLFGNEPQELAKAAKIVEKMGAAAIDINMGCPVPKIVNNNEGSALLKKPELVYEILARVRDSLQIPLTVKIRSGWDKDSINAITVAQKAAKAGVDAIAIHARTREQFYQGQADWNVIKQVVDSVSIPVIGNGDISTPAKAQEMFEFTGCAAVMVGRGAEGNPWIFQQISQLLQGQEIKQITLEERFAMLLEHLNLLVQHKGKIIAVKEMRRHALSYVKGLPFATEYRGLFNRATEVKEFENLSIDYLERLLKI; this is translated from the coding sequence TTGTTTTTAGGGAAAATGCAGCTTAAGGTACCAACAGTATTAGCACCAATGGCAGGAGTAACGGATTTGCCCTTTAGGTTGTTATGCAAAAAACAAGGTGTGGGCTTGTTAGTTAGTGAAATGGTTAGTGCTAAAGGGTTACTTTACGATAATCAAAAAACATTTGATTTGCTAAAAACTTTACCAGAGGAACAACCGGTTGCGATTCAATTATTTGGCAATGAACCACAAGAACTGGCGAAAGCGGCAAAAATAGTAGAAAAAATGGGAGCGGCGGCTATTGATATTAATATGGGTTGCCCAGTCCCTAAAATAGTAAATAATAATGAAGGTTCGGCACTTTTAAAGAAGCCAGAGTTGGTATACGAGATTTTAGCAAGGGTTCGAGACAGTTTGCAAATTCCTTTGACTGTGAAAATTAGAAGTGGGTGGGATAAGGATAGTATTAATGCTATTACAGTTGCCCAAAAAGCTGCAAAAGCAGGAGTGGATGCAATTGCAATACATGCTAGAACTCGTGAACAATTTTATCAAGGCCAAGCAGATTGGAATGTGATTAAACAAGTTGTAGATAGTGTAAGTATTCCAGTTATTGGTAATGGTGATATAAGTACTCCTGCTAAAGCTCAGGAAATGTTTGAATTTACAGGATGTGCGGCAGTTATGGTTGGAAGAGGTGCTGAAGGTAATCCTTGGATTTTTCAACAAATATCACAATTATTGCAAGGACAAGAAATTAAACAAATAACATTAGAAGAACGATTTGCTATGTTACTGGAACATTTGAATTTGTTAGTACAACATAAAGGTAAGATAATAGCAGTAAAAGAAATGCGACGTCATGCTTTATCTTATGTAAAAGGATTACCGTTTGCTACAGAATACCGTGGTTTGTTTAATCGAGCCACTGAAGTTAAAGAATTTGAAAACCTCAGTATTGATTATTTAGAGCGTTTGCTGAAAATATAA
- a CDS encoding NAD(P)H-binding protein codes for MQRFAFIVHPLVARDFAKKFSLVKHLPESCLEGILRYIPSFKVSHITGIKSVHAEAEGWFIGCPLTARQMLELPEEIVLDKIIQAGKVAENLGAKIVGLGAFTSVVGDAGITIAKNLNIAVTSGNSYTVATALEGTRAATRLMGKELADCNVVILGATGSIGAACTRILARESGKIALVARNCERLENLAQDVRREAVGEIIATDNVKESLKNADVVIAVTSALDCLIEPEDLKAGAVICDVARPRNVSIEVSRKRKDVLVIEGGIVSVPGNVEFGFNFGFPEQTAYACMAETMILALEGKYENFTLGREISIEQIDTITRLAKKHNFHLAGFRNAEQEVTKIEIEKIQRSLGRRFVTRNI; via the coding sequence ATGCAACGCTTTGCATTTATAGTGCATCCACTAGTTGCTAGAGATTTTGCCAAGAAATTTTCTTTGGTAAAACATTTGCCCGAGAGTTGTTTAGAAGGTATTTTAAGATATATTCCATCTTTTAAAGTTTCGCATATTACAGGAATTAAATCTGTGCATGCGGAGGCGGAAGGCTGGTTTATTGGCTGTCCTTTAACAGCACGGCAAATGTTGGAGTTGCCAGAAGAAATTGTTTTGGATAAAATTATTCAAGCGGGTAAGGTGGCCGAAAATCTAGGCGCTAAAATAGTTGGCTTAGGGGCTTTTACTTCTGTTGTGGGTGATGCAGGAATAACTATTGCGAAAAATTTAAATATAGCGGTAACTTCTGGCAATAGTTATACAGTAGCTACAGCCTTAGAAGGGACTCGTGCTGCAACTAGACTAATGGGGAAAGAGTTAGCGGATTGTAATGTGGTTATTTTAGGAGCTACTGGATCTATTGGTGCAGCTTGCACGCGGATTTTAGCGCGTGAATCTGGTAAAATTGCTCTTGTTGCTAGAAATTGTGAGCGATTAGAAAATTTAGCTCAAGATGTGCGACGTGAGGCAGTAGGTGAAATTATTGCTACAGACAACGTTAAAGAAAGTTTAAAAAATGCCGATGTTGTTATAGCGGTGACTAGTGCTTTGGATTGTTTAATTGAACCAGAAGATTTAAAGGCAGGGGCAGTCATTTGTGATGTCGCTAGACCTAGAAATGTATCAATTGAGGTTAGTAGAAAACGTAAGGATGTTCTCGTTATAGAAGGTGGCATTGTTAGTGTTCCAGGCAATGTGGAGTTTGGTTTCAATTTTGGATTTCCAGAACAAACAGCATATGCTTGTATGGCCGAAACAATGATTTTAGCGTTAGAAGGCAAATATGAAAACTTTACTTTGGGTAGAGAAATTTCTATTGAGCAGATAGATACAATTACTAGATTAGCTAAAAAGCACAATTTTCACTTAGCTGGGTTTAGAAATGCGGAGCAAGAGGTTACGAAAATAGAAATTGAGAAAATACAACGTAGCTTAGGCAGAAGGTTTGTTACTCGCAATATATGA
- the ftsH gene encoding ATP-dependent zinc metalloprotease FtsH — MNKFFRNVSVYLLIIIIAISLIDFYSAKTNVKQEISYSQFIKQVEQKEITQVTIVDNFISGKLQSGKDFTTIAPRDPELITNLRANDVEIKAELPPQPPWWTSIFSSILPMLLLIGVWFFIMQQTQGGGGRVMSFGKSKAKLYGEEKLKITFADVAGADECKQELEEVVEFLKHPKKFNDLGARIPKGVLLFGPPGTGKTLLAKAVAGEAGVPFFSISGSDFVEMFVGVGASRVRDLFEQAKKNAPCIIFIDEIDAVGRQRGAGLGGGHDEREQTLNQLLVEMDGFGANEGIIMIAATNRPDILDPALLRPGRFDRQIVVDRPDVKGREEILKVHVKGKPLDAEVDLGILARRTPGFTGADLSNLVNEAALLSARRNRKTIDMNAMEESVERVLAGPERKSRVISDKERRLTAYHEAGHALIGMLLKHTDPVHKVSIIPRGRAGGYTLMLPKEDRYYATRSELLDQLKTFLGGRVAEAIVLKEISTGAQNDLERATALARKMICEYGMSEKLGPITFGRRQEQVFLGRDLGRDKDYSEEVAFSIDKEVRAFIEEAYSETEQLLLANMDKLDAIAALLLEKETIDGKEIENLMLPASASEQTEEVAMSTDTVNAVEETPLEQPETL; from the coding sequence TTGAATAAGTTTTTTAGAAATGTAAGTGTATATTTGTTGATAATTATAATTGCTATATCATTAATAGATTTTTATTCTGCGAAGACAAATGTTAAGCAAGAAATAAGTTATAGTCAATTTATAAAACAAGTAGAGCAAAAAGAAATAACCCAAGTAACTATAGTAGATAATTTTATTTCCGGCAAATTACAGTCAGGAAAGGATTTTACAACTATAGCACCACGTGATCCAGAATTAATTACAAATTTACGGGCAAATGATGTAGAAATAAAAGCAGAATTGCCACCTCAACCGCCATGGTGGACTAGTATTTTTTCGTCCATTTTGCCAATGTTGCTGCTTATTGGAGTTTGGTTCTTTATAATGCAACAAACTCAAGGCGGCGGCGGTCGTGTTATGTCCTTTGGTAAAAGTAAAGCTAAGTTATATGGTGAAGAAAAATTAAAGATAACTTTTGCTGATGTGGCTGGCGCTGATGAGTGCAAGCAAGAGTTAGAAGAAGTTGTAGAGTTTTTAAAACACCCTAAAAAATTTAATGATTTAGGTGCTAGGATACCCAAAGGTGTTTTACTATTTGGACCTCCAGGAACAGGGAAAACTTTGTTGGCAAAGGCTGTAGCTGGTGAGGCTGGGGTTCCGTTTTTTAGTATTAGCGGTTCTGATTTTGTGGAAATGTTTGTTGGGGTTGGTGCATCACGGGTACGTGATTTATTCGAGCAAGCGAAGAAAAACGCCCCATGTATTATATTTATTGATGAGATTGATGCTGTAGGTAGACAACGTGGTGCAGGGTTAGGTGGCGGTCATGATGAGCGTGAACAAACTTTAAACCAATTGCTTGTTGAAATGGATGGCTTTGGTGCTAATGAAGGGATTATAATGATTGCAGCAACAAATCGGCCAGATATTTTAGATCCTGCATTGTTAAGACCAGGTCGATTTGACCGTCAAATTGTAGTTGATCGTCCTGATGTTAAAGGACGCGAAGAAATTTTAAAAGTGCATGTTAAAGGCAAACCTTTGGATGCAGAAGTAGACTTGGGTATTTTAGCTAGACGTACTCCAGGATTTACAGGTGCAGATTTAAGTAACTTGGTAAATGAAGCTGCTTTATTGTCGGCTAGAAGAAATCGTAAAACTATTGATATGAATGCAATGGAAGAATCTGTAGAGCGTGTATTAGCAGGACCAGAGAGAAAAAGTAGAGTTATTAGCGATAAAGAACGTCGCTTAACTGCTTACCATGAGGCAGGACATGCTCTCATTGGGATGCTATTGAAACATACTGACCCAGTTCATAAAGTATCCATAATACCTAGAGGTCGTGCTGGGGGTTACACGTTAATGTTGCCTAAAGAAGACCGTTATTATGCAACGCGCTCTGAACTATTAGATCAATTGAAAACTTTCTTAGGTGGCCGAGTAGCAGAGGCCATTGTTTTGAAAGAAATTTCAACAGGAGCTCAAAATGATTTGGAAAGAGCGACCGCTTTGGCGCGGAAGATGATTTGCGAATATGGTATGAGCGAGAAATTAGGGCCAATAACTTTTGGTAGACGCCAAGAACAAGTCTTTTTAGGTAGAGACTTAGGACGCGATAAAGACTATAGTGAAGAAGTGGCTTTTTCAATTGACAAAGAAGTACGAGCTTTTATTGAGGAAGCTTATTCAGAAACTGAACAACTATTATTGGCAAATATGGATAAACTTGATGCAATAGCGGCTCTATTACTTGAAAAAGAGACTATTGATGGTAAGGAAATTGAAAACCTTATGTTGCCAGCAAGTGCTTCAGAACAGACAGAAGAAGTTGCAATGTCAACCGATACTGTAAATGCAGTTGAGGAAACTCCCTTAGAGCAACCTGAAACCCTATAA
- a CDS encoding biotin--[acetyl-CoA-carboxylase] ligase: MKFKILEILKAQERQPLSGEKISQKLGVSRMAVWKHIKTLKKEGYNILTIGKKGYVLEEITDKLLPHELAANLKTDWLGHNIIYHDSVSSTNDVAKLEAQNGAVHGTVVVAEEQLKGKGRIQRGWYSPKGEGLWMTVVLRPEWLPQEAAKCTLLAAVMLHRVFTKLYGVSVGIKWPNDIFINGKKLVGILTEMNAQMDGINYIVIGMGINVNLNKQQLPEELEDIAISLNDVLDRKVSRLELFAEICKQFEIGYAEVNSKGFAQILDEWRKYSITLNKPVTVKGIKESYEGRAVDIDADGALIVESDGELKTVLAGDVSIRMRK; this comes from the coding sequence GTGAAATTTAAAATACTTGAAATTCTCAAGGCACAAGAGCGACAACCGCTTTCGGGTGAGAAAATTTCTCAAAAGTTAGGTGTTTCGCGAATGGCGGTTTGGAAACATATAAAAACGCTCAAAAAAGAAGGCTATAACATTTTGACTATCGGCAAAAAAGGGTATGTTTTAGAGGAAATAACTGATAAATTATTGCCCCATGAGTTAGCGGCAAATTTAAAGACGGATTGGCTAGGGCACAATATAATCTATCATGATAGTGTATCTTCAACTAATGATGTGGCTAAATTAGAAGCTCAAAATGGAGCCGTACACGGCACAGTTGTAGTTGCAGAAGAACAGTTAAAAGGTAAAGGTAGAATTCAACGTGGTTGGTATTCGCCTAAAGGTGAAGGCCTTTGGATGACGGTGGTGTTGCGCCCAGAGTGGTTACCGCAAGAAGCAGCTAAATGCACCTTGTTAGCAGCTGTTATGTTGCATCGTGTTTTTACAAAATTATATGGAGTTAGTGTAGGAATAAAATGGCCTAATGATATTTTTATAAACGGCAAAAAGTTGGTAGGAATTTTAACTGAAATGAATGCGCAAATGGATGGCATAAATTATATTGTCATTGGAATGGGAATTAATGTAAATTTAAACAAACAACAATTGCCAGAAGAATTAGAAGATATTGCTATTAGCTTAAATGACGTTTTGGATAGGAAAGTTTCGCGACTCGAATTATTTGCGGAAATATGCAAACAATTTGAAATAGGATACGCAGAAGTAAATAGCAAGGGATTTGCGCAAATTTTAGATGAGTGGCGCAAGTACTCAATAACTTTAAATAAACCAGTCACGGTTAAGGGCATTAAGGAAAGCTATGAAGGTCGTGCTGTAGATATAGATGCAGATGGAGCCTTGATAGTTGAAAGTGACGGGGAATTGAAAACAGTTTTAGCTGGAGATGTGTCGATAAGGATGAGAAAATAA
- a CDS encoding biotin transporter BioY codes for MNQKKMILAAFFAALLCISSYIIIPIGLVPHSMQIAFIFLTGLILGKKWASISVLVWFMIGCLGLPVFAGGKAGITTFIGPTGGFLIGFLVSAYLIGFFSERGLTKFKLTFIVFMLGLLVVYVLGTIGFVLSMKYVLNKPLAWDVAIKMVVIPFLPFDLIKAVMAAYIGLRVKRALAYIVPN; via the coding sequence ATGAATCAAAAAAAAATGATTTTAGCTGCATTTTTTGCGGCACTATTGTGCATAAGTTCCTACATAATTATACCGATCGGGTTGGTTCCTCATAGTATGCAAATAGCTTTTATTTTTCTAACTGGATTGATTTTAGGAAAAAAATGGGCTAGTATTAGTGTTCTAGTTTGGTTTATGATTGGGTGTCTGGGTTTACCAGTATTTGCGGGTGGAAAAGCAGGCATAACTACGTTTATAGGTCCAACGGGCGGATTTTTGATTGGGTTTTTAGTTAGTGCTTATCTAATTGGTTTTTTTTCAGAACGAGGCTTGACAAAATTCAAATTAACCTTTATCGTGTTTATGTTAGGTTTGCTAGTGGTATATGTTTTAGGCACTATTGGTTTTGTTTTAAGCATGAAGTATGTATTAAATAAACCTTTAGCCTGGGATGTAGCGATAAAAATGGTGGTAATACCATTTTTGCCTTTTGATTTAATAAAAGCAGTAATGGCGGCATATATTGGCTTGAGAGTTAAAAGAGCATTAGCCTATATAGTTCCTAATTAA
- a CDS encoding type III pantothenate kinase, which yields MLLVLDVGNTNIVAGVYKEKELIVNWRFSTDRQKTIDEYGILLGNMFAYSNVAMQDIDAIAISTVVPPLLVPLSKMCERYFNIRPLIVGPGIKTGICLKYENPREVGADRIVNAIAAYEKYKDKEMPLIVVDFGTATTFCALALNGDYLGGAIAPGIGIATEALFQRAAKLPRIELIKPKNVICRNTISSMQSGIIYGFVGQVDEIVRRMKLELGTEVFVVATGGLASLMAAESSTIDTVEPFLTLDGLQILHERNPR from the coding sequence ATGTTATTAGTACTTGATGTGGGAAATACTAATATTGTGGCAGGTGTCTATAAAGAAAAGGAACTAATTGTAAATTGGCGGTTTTCTACTGATAGACAAAAAACTATAGATGAATATGGAATTTTATTAGGCAATATGTTTGCGTATAGCAATGTCGCTATGCAAGATATAGATGCAATCGCTATTTCAACAGTAGTGCCACCATTGTTAGTACCTCTAAGCAAAATGTGCGAAAGATATTTTAACATTCGCCCTTTGATTGTAGGCCCAGGAATAAAGACAGGAATTTGTCTGAAATATGAAAATCCGCGCGAAGTTGGTGCAGACAGAATAGTTAATGCTATTGCTGCTTATGAAAAATATAAAGATAAAGAAATGCCCTTAATTGTTGTAGATTTTGGTACGGCAACTACTTTTTGTGCATTAGCGTTAAATGGAGATTATTTAGGGGGCGCAATAGCTCCTGGGATTGGTATTGCTACAGAAGCGTTATTTCAAAGAGCGGCTAAACTACCAAGGATAGAGTTAATAAAACCTAAAAATGTTATTTGTCGTAATACTATTAGCAGTATGCAATCGGGAATAATATATGGTTTCGTCGGTCAGGTTGATGAGATTGTGCGTCGAATGAAACTCGAATTAGGAACTGAGGTTTTTGTTGTCGCAACTGGCGGCTTGGCCAGTTTAATGGCGGCAGAATCATCTACTATTGATACAGTAGAACCATTTTTGACTTTAGATGGATTACAAATTTTACATGAACGTAATCCTAGATAA
- a CDS encoding sensor domain-containing diguanylate cyclase has product MELAELAVEFVKKKFREYFIDGQKNTFKDVYIKGAEYIGIHSSGKAFKDSDVDNLLVLKRVGALDICAERYDTIIIDEKTCLVHGVLDVSEQTKLTRSIRFSMLCIQEKQRFKVAHAHFSAATDSQCEKLYEQLVLKTAQVALNEKRFEVIKNNAELILFDYYPDKDKVVFDKNIARKNGFPKTINRFLNRILAYGLLYKSSVADFLAAFDKIRGSEEQVETEIVVWRNSEYRMYNVRLQNIQVDDVLPICVMGIAKDITAEKLLVQEKQYKEILASKASSAYVVNINKDEFIEPIKTLPKEYAANVGDSFSKFINVFANEFVHPQDREQYLQNFSAENIKKRFAAGRFQYSFGYRKMIDSKKYKWLESNACLLEHSMTKEIIAYFQVADITEVKTNEKRMAENERYNKFLIESNTFVLEMNITKNIITRGKELLIKDCDASCSSDYTQQILLSAKKFVHEEDVSEYLATFSRENILQQFYSGNKNIYLEFRRRQADGTIRWMVCKLYLLEDNFSKEVKGLMHIEDIDERKKHELKLIYRSERDALTGFYNKQATQKYVEKFLNSEEALSGVQALLLYDLDYFKNINDKFGHLFGDKVLVEIADIVRNIMDARSIIGRVGGDEFLVFLPAASSQQKVLEIAELIVKAINRQYSKAGKFQEISASVGVAFYPEHGKNYKQLYVNADKALYLAKDRGKSQVVICEKKQRK; this is encoded by the coding sequence ATGGAATTAGCTGAGTTAGCTGTTGAATTTGTCAAGAAAAAATTTAGAGAATATTTTATAGACGGTCAAAAAAATACGTTTAAAGATGTTTATATTAAAGGAGCTGAATATATCGGCATTCATAGTTCTGGGAAAGCTTTTAAGGATAGTGATGTAGATAACTTACTAGTCTTAAAAAGAGTGGGAGCTTTAGATATTTGCGCTGAAAGATATGATACGATTATTATAGATGAAAAAACTTGTCTAGTACATGGGGTACTAGACGTGTCAGAACAAACGAAGCTAACAAGAAGCATTCGCTTTAGTATGCTTTGTATTCAAGAAAAACAGCGGTTTAAAGTTGCGCATGCCCATTTTTCAGCAGCTACTGATAGTCAATGTGAAAAATTATATGAACAGTTAGTTTTGAAAACAGCACAAGTAGCTTTAAACGAAAAAAGATTTGAGGTCATAAAGAATAATGCCGAACTAATTTTATTTGATTACTATCCTGACAAAGACAAAGTTGTGTTCGATAAAAATATTGCTAGAAAAAATGGGTTTCCCAAGACTATTAATCGATTTTTAAACAGGATTTTGGCTTATGGGTTATTATACAAAAGTAGTGTAGCTGATTTTTTAGCGGCTTTTGATAAAATAAGGGGTAGTGAAGAGCAAGTTGAAACTGAAATTGTGGTTTGGCGCAATTCTGAATACCGCATGTACAATGTAAGACTACAAAATATTCAAGTAGACGATGTTTTACCAATTTGTGTAATGGGTATCGCGAAAGATATAACAGCAGAAAAACTTTTAGTTCAAGAAAAACAATACAAAGAAATATTAGCCTCAAAAGCTAGCAGTGCTTATGTAGTTAATATAAACAAAGATGAATTCATCGAACCAATTAAGACACTACCAAAAGAATACGCGGCTAATGTAGGGGATAGTTTTTCTAAGTTTATAAACGTATTTGCTAATGAATTTGTACATCCGCAAGATCGCGAACAATATTTGCAAAATTTTTCTGCAGAAAATATAAAAAAACGGTTTGCAGCAGGCAGGTTTCAGTATAGCTTTGGTTACCGCAAAATGATAGATTCCAAGAAATATAAATGGTTGGAAAGCAATGCCTGTCTACTAGAACATAGTATGACTAAAGAGATAATTGCCTATTTTCAAGTAGCTGATATTACTGAGGTTAAGACTAACGAAAAAAGAATGGCTGAAAATGAACGCTATAATAAATTTTTAATAGAAAGCAATACCTTTGTTTTGGAAATGAATATTACTAAAAATATTATTACGCGCGGGAAGGAGTTGCTAATAAAAGATTGCGATGCTTCATGTTCGAGTGATTACACACAGCAAATTTTATTGAGTGCTAAAAAATTTGTACACGAAGAAGATGTTTCGGAGTATTTAGCAACTTTCTCGCGGGAAAATATCTTACAACAATTTTATTCAGGCAATAAAAATATTTATTTAGAGTTTCGGCGCAGGCAAGCAGATGGGACAATACGCTGGATGGTTTGCAAATTATATTTATTAGAGGATAATTTCTCGAAAGAAGTAAAAGGTTTAATGCATATTGAAGATATTGATGAACGAAAAAAACATGAATTGAAACTTATTTATCGTTCGGAAAGAGATGCATTAACTGGGTTTTACAATAAACAAGCTACACAAAAATATGTAGAAAAATTTTTGAATTCAGAAGAGGCACTAAGTGGAGTTCAAGCATTACTACTGTATGATTTAGATTATTTCAAAAATATCAATGATAAGTTTGGACATTTATTTGGGGACAAGGTTTTGGTGGAGATTGCTGATATAGTAAGGAATATTATGGATGCGCGCTCAATAATTGGTAGGGTTGGCGGGGATGAATTTTTGGTTTTCTTACCAGCTGCTAGCAGTCAGCAAAAAGTTTTAGAGATTGCCGAGCTAATTGTAAAAGCCATAAATCGCCAATATAGCAAAGCAGGAAAATTTCAAGAAATTTCGGCTAGTGTGGGGGTTGCTTTTTATCCTGAGCATGGGAAAAATTATAAGCAATTGTATGTTAATGCGGATAAAGCATTATATTTAGCAAAAGATCGTGGCAAAAGCCAGGTTGTGATTTGTGAGAAAAAACAACGAAAATAA
- the hpt gene encoding hypoxanthine phosphoribosyltransferase has protein sequence MHADIEKILLSETQIAARITELACELNNLYKGEAICIVGVLKGSTMFMMDLIRKLDMPVKFDFMIASSYGERTISAGCVNIYLDVRMDVTNEHVLLVEDIIDTGNTLSCLKEYFISKQAKSFNIITLLDKPERRVKPIKADYVGFKIPDQFVVGYGLDYAEKYRNLPYIGILKDSVWQDN, from the coding sequence ATGCATGCAGATATTGAAAAAATATTATTAAGTGAGACGCAAATTGCGGCGCGAATAACTGAGTTAGCGTGTGAATTAAATAATTTGTATAAAGGGGAAGCTATTTGCATTGTTGGTGTCTTAAAAGGGTCTACAATGTTTATGATGGATCTAATTAGAAAATTGGATATGCCAGTAAAATTTGATTTTATGATCGCAAGTTCTTATGGGGAGCGAACAATTAGTGCTGGCTGTGTTAATATCTATTTAGATGTAAGGATGGATGTTACTAATGAGCACGTTTTATTGGTCGAAGATATCATAGATACTGGTAATACGTTAAGTTGCTTAAAGGAATATTTCATTAGTAAACAGGCAAAAAGTTTTAATATTATTACCTTGCTAGATAAGCCAGAAAGACGAGTTAAGCCTATTAAAGCAGATTATGTAGGTTTTAAGATTCCAGATCAGTTTGTGGTTGGTTATGGGCTAGATTATGCTGAAAAATACAGAAATCTTCCTTACATAGGGATACTAAAAGATAGTGTTTGGCAGGATAATTAA
- a CDS encoding S1 domain-containing RNA-binding protein, which yields MSIEVGAVVEGVVTGITNFGAFVDLGEGKIGLIHISEVSDVYVKDVKDFLKEKDKVTVKVLSVDERGKIGLSIKQLMPPKPVEPVKPRVPNRENRSYSDSKRAPKIAPTLTFEDKLSKFIKDSDDRLLDLKRNTESKRGGRGASRKG from the coding sequence ATGTCAATTGAAGTAGGAGCTGTAGTTGAAGGTGTTGTTACTGGCATCACCAATTTTGGGGCGTTTGTCGACTTAGGCGAAGGGAAAATAGGATTAATCCATATTTCAGAAGTCTCAGATGTATATGTAAAAGACGTAAAGGATTTTTTGAAAGAAAAGGATAAGGTTACGGTAAAAGTTTTATCTGTAGATGAGCGCGGGAAAATTGGTTTATCTATAAAACAATTGATGCCACCTAAACCAGTAGAACCAGTTAAACCGCGAGTACCTAATAGAGAAAACCGTTCTTATTCAGATTCTAAAAGAGCACCTAAAATTGCTCCAACTTTAACCTTTGAAGATAAGTTGTCGAAATTTATTAAAGACAGTGATGATCGGTTATTAGACTTAAAAAGAAATACGGAATCAAAACGTGGTGGACGAGGTGCTAGTCGTAAAGGCTAG